Genomic segment of Paenibacillus macerans:
CAACGGGGTTAAGGTCGGGGCAGCGAGCGGATTCGTTGCTCCTGTCTCCGGGAGCCCTGCCGGCTCGTTTGCGCTCAGCTTGAAGGGGGTGGAAATAATTCCCGAGCGGGCGGAGAACGGGGTGGTTCAGGTAAAAACCATAGGAACCGGCCGGGTTCTCAGCGTAACCCGGGATCCGGCGACGGGCGAGACCGTCACGGTCCAGCATGCCGATGGATTCATCTCCGTCTACGGCCGCCTGGAGCAGGTTGCCGTCGAACAAGGGGATTGGCTGGAAGGGGGCGATATCGTCGGCACGCTTCCAACGGGAACGGTACCGCCGCTTCCTACCCTCTATTTTGCACTGCAAAAAGATGACCGGTATATTGATCCGACGGATGTGATCCCGTTTGATTAAATGGAGCGGAATAACGATTTCCTTTCATCCCCTGTTTGTCATCATTATGCTCATGTCGGTATTGACCGGTCATTTTTTGGAGCTTCTTTCCTTGTTTGCGATCGTTTTTATCCATGAGCTTGGCCACGTGACCGCGGCGCGAATGTACGGAATCCGCGTGCTGTCCGTGCAAATGCTTCCTTTCGGCGGCGTTGCCGTCATGGAGGATGCGGGAGACCTGACGGCCGGGCGGGAAATCGCCATCGCCTTGGCGGGGCCCTTGCAAAACGCGCTGCTCATCCTCGCGTCTTTGCTCCTGCACGCGGCCGGTTTGTGGGACGGGCCTTTTCTGGACTATTTTATCCAAAGCAATATTTTGATCGCTTTGTTCAATTTGCTGCCGATATTGCCGCTGGACGGCGGAAAAATCAGCCAAGCCTTCTGCAGCCTCCTGCTTCCTTACCACGCCACGCTGGTCTGGTCGCACCGCATCAGCCTGCTGTTCAGCGCCATGCTGATCGCCTACGCGCTGCTGCCGCTCCTGCTGCTTAAGGAAGGACCGCAGCTTAACATGCTGATGATCGGCATTTTTTTGTTCTATTCGAATGCCGTCGATTACCGGAACATTCCTTACCGGTTTTTGCGCTTTCTCGTGAACCGGGACCGGAGCTTTTCCAGGCATCTGATGAACGGGACTTTAGCCCAGCCGATTGTTGCCGAAAAAGCGAAACCTTTGGACCATATCTTGCGTCTATTTAAACGAGAAAAATACCATTTTATATACGTCATGAATCATCAAGGGAATATCGTTGCCGTTGTACCGGAACAGCGCGTCATTTCCTCCTTTTTAAGATTAAAGAATCTTTAGTCTCAGCGCGGCTGAATGATTCTTTGATATAATGATACAGGTATGATTCTGCTAGAACGTTAGAAAGGTGAGATCATGAAAAGGATGATTGTTCACTGCGGATCCGGCTCTACCGAGGTGGCGCTTCTGGAAAACGGCAAGCTGGTGGAGTATGCGGCGGAGCGTTCTCAGAACAGAGGACTGGTCGGCAGCTTTATTAAAGGAAAAGTCGTTAATGTCATTCCCGGCATGCAGGCCGCTTTTGTGGATATAGGACAGAAAAAAAACGCGTTTCTGTATATTGATGACGTGCTTCATCCGCATTTGGAAAAACAGCCAAAACCGAAGCCGGCCATTACTGAGCTGTTGAAGCCCGGTCACGAGTTGGTCGTTCAGGTCGTAAAAGAAGCGATCGGCAATAAGGGGGCGCGGGTGACGACCCATTATTCCTTGCCCGGACGCTGGCTGGTTTATATGCCGACCGCCGGTTACGTCGCCGTTTCCAAAAAAATCGGCCGCGAGGAAGAAAGATTCCGGCTGAAAACGGTTGGCGAGGAATTAAGGAAAGAGGAGGAAGGACTCATTCTGCGGACGGTGGCCGAGGACGAAGCCGGCGAGGTAATCGGTGAAGACCTGGACCTGCTGCGGGGGCAGTGGACCTCGATCCTGCAGGAAGCCGGGGACGCTGTGGCTCCCGCTTTGCTGCATCAGGATTTAAGCGTCGTGCAGCGGTTGATGCGGGACGTCTACAGTCCGGAAACGGACGAGCTCATTGTGGATTGTCCGGAACAGGCCGACGAAGCG
This window contains:
- a CDS encoding Rne/Rng family ribonuclease, with amino-acid sequence MKRMIVHCGSGSTEVALLENGKLVEYAAERSQNRGLVGSFIKGKVVNVIPGMQAAFVDIGQKKNAFLYIDDVLHPHLEKQPKPKPAITELLKPGHELVVQVVKEAIGNKGARVTTHYSLPGRWLVYMPTAGYVAVSKKIGREEERFRLKTVGEELRKEEEGLILRTVAEDEAGEVIGEDLDLLRGQWTSILQEAGDAVAPALLHQDLSVVQRLMRDVYSPETDELIVDCPEQADEALAFLRKMLPGESPRIIVYEGEPPLFEHYGVKPQLDKDFQRKVWLPGGGYLVWDTTEALTVIDVNTGKYIGGADLEDTVYRTNLEAAQEIARLVRLRDTGGIIIIDFIDMDRDEHRAAVWERLEQSMYGDRTQHHILGWTRLGLLEMTRKRIRAENSL
- a CDS encoding M50 family metallopeptidase encodes the protein MIKWSGITISFHPLFVIIMLMSVLTGHFLELLSLFAIVFIHELGHVTAARMYGIRVLSVQMLPFGGVAVMEDAGDLTAGREIAIALAGPLQNALLILASLLLHAAGLWDGPFLDYFIQSNILIALFNLLPILPLDGGKISQAFCSLLLPYHATLVWSHRISLLFSAMLIAYALLPLLLLKEGPQLNMLMIGIFLFYSNAVDYRNIPYRFLRFLVNRDRSFSRHLMNGTLAQPIVAEKAKPLDHILRLFKREKYHFIYVMNHQGNIVAVVPEQRVISSFLRLKNL